The Streptomyces sp. NBC_01775 genome includes a region encoding these proteins:
- a CDS encoding glutamate decarboxylase, protein MAVHSVSAAHSEQFDDFYSMPISEKRLAKHRIPEEQSSPRAVRALIHDELALDGNSAQNLATFCTTWAEAEVHDLMDECLPKNLVDKDEYPQTAEIESRCVHILADLWHSPEGAATMGCSTTGSSEAAMLCGLALKFRWRAARAAAGKPAGRPNLVCGPVQVCWEKFARYFDVELRQIPLEEGATGLRPHQLREYVDENTIGVVAILGVTFTCDYEPVQEIAAELDALHSDTGLDIPVHVDAASGGFVAPFLQPSLVWDFAVERVVSINASGHKYGMAPLGVGWAVWRTAEHLPEELIFRVDYLGGDMPTFALNFSRPGGQVVAQYYSLLRYGREGYRKIYEAAALSARALGERVVRMEPFRLVYDGRGALPAVSWTLKDPGAAGFTLYELTDQLGRRGWQVPAYPLPADRDGTVIQRVLVRHGIGYDKLTLLARDIESCVDRLAKGETGPGTQSAFHH, encoded by the coding sequence ATGGCCGTACATTCGGTGTCCGCCGCGCACTCGGAGCAGTTCGACGACTTCTACTCCATGCCGATCAGCGAAAAGCGGCTCGCCAAACACCGCATCCCCGAGGAGCAGTCTTCACCCAGGGCCGTGCGCGCCCTCATTCACGACGAACTGGCCCTCGACGGCAACTCGGCGCAGAACCTCGCCACGTTCTGCACCACCTGGGCGGAAGCCGAGGTGCATGACCTCATGGACGAGTGCCTGCCGAAGAATCTGGTCGACAAGGACGAGTACCCGCAGACGGCCGAGATCGAGTCCCGCTGCGTCCACATCCTCGCCGACCTGTGGCACTCCCCGGAGGGTGCCGCCACGATGGGCTGCTCCACCACGGGCTCCAGCGAGGCCGCCATGCTGTGCGGGCTCGCGCTCAAGTTCCGCTGGCGCGCGGCCCGTGCGGCGGCTGGGAAACCGGCAGGCCGCCCCAATCTCGTCTGCGGACCGGTGCAGGTGTGCTGGGAGAAATTCGCCCGCTATTTCGACGTGGAACTGCGTCAGATCCCGCTGGAAGAGGGCGCGACGGGGCTGCGCCCGCACCAGTTGCGGGAATACGTCGACGAGAACACCATCGGGGTCGTCGCCATTCTCGGCGTCACCTTCACCTGTGACTACGAACCGGTGCAGGAAATCGCGGCGGAACTCGACGCGCTGCACAGCGACACGGGGCTGGACATTCCCGTGCATGTGGACGCGGCCAGCGGCGGATTCGTCGCGCCCTTTCTCCAGCCCTCCCTGGTCTGGGACTTCGCCGTCGAGCGTGTCGTCTCCATCAACGCCTCGGGCCACAAGTACGGAATGGCGCCATTGGGCGTCGGCTGGGCGGTGTGGCGCACCGCTGAGCACCTGCCGGAGGAGCTGATCTTCCGGGTCGACTACCTCGGCGGCGACATGCCCACCTTCGCCCTGAACTTCTCCCGGCCCGGCGGTCAGGTCGTCGCGCAGTACTACTCCCTGCTGCGCTACGGCCGCGAGGGCTACCGCAAGATCTACGAGGCCGCCGCGCTCTCGGCGCGGGCCCTGGGGGAGCGGGTCGTCCGAATGGAGCCGTTCCGCCTGGTCTACGACGGCCGGGGCGCGCTGCCGGCGGTCTCCTGGACGCTGAAGGACCCGGGAGCCGCCGGGTTCACCCTCTACGAGCTGACCGACCAGCTCGGGCGGCGCGGCTGGCAGGTCCCCGCCTACCCGCTGCCCGCCGACCGGGACGGAACCGTCATCCAGCGCGTCCTCGTGCGGCACGGCATCGGCTACGACAAGCTGACGCTGCTGGCCCGGGACATCGAGAGCTGCGTCGACCGCCTGGCCAAGGGCGAGACCGGCCCCGGTACCCAGAGCGCCTTTCACCACTGA
- a CDS encoding DUF5954 family protein encodes MHGDSDDVPAYRAIRVAPTEEPVAAMADEEAWQARGRYPVLVGYSPVFGVAQELEQGGWRLHRYFGSPTPQSARDGMGSHFRQRAHQADEAGDETARDAFLGAAERLDWEVLDELTVLGERHRVVRAENFLRMGPDGPEPPRPSDPDPARPGAAHELPDRTEGFVLDTAVPTGLSEALFKTELLALAHREGDGEAVRADAKRAAAAHPGGVLLPPAFLFAEEEHGAWRPETGDGTSPQTARDALTMSLRVLQPAMRGLDEATRAAYKEAADLLDEERGVELRFSGRHLRLVRVERLIRIGPDGPEPPRPSDFDPEPPSGVQDERLRARGLLGENGEDGEDGENSAADEGEDDPEFQARMADLDRLTREELARRGRPDAMESLPEDPLEGLPESPSEGSEGSGGNAP; translated from the coding sequence ATGCATGGCGACAGTGACGACGTGCCGGCGTACCGGGCGATCAGGGTGGCGCCCACGGAGGAGCCGGTCGCCGCGATGGCGGACGAGGAAGCGTGGCAGGCGCGGGGGCGCTACCCCGTGCTCGTGGGATACAGCCCCGTCTTCGGCGTGGCCCAGGAGCTGGAGCAGGGCGGCTGGCGGCTGCACCGGTACTTCGGCTCGCCCACCCCGCAAAGCGCGCGGGACGGGATGGGCTCCCATTTCCGGCAGCGCGCCCACCAGGCGGACGAGGCGGGGGACGAGACGGCGCGGGACGCCTTCCTGGGTGCCGCCGAGCGCCTGGACTGGGAGGTCCTCGACGAGCTGACCGTCCTCGGTGAGCGCCACCGCGTCGTGCGCGCCGAGAACTTCCTCCGCATGGGCCCCGACGGGCCCGAGCCGCCCCGCCCCTCGGACCCCGACCCGGCGCGCCCCGGTGCCGCGCACGAACTGCCCGACCGTACCGAAGGGTTCGTCCTCGACACGGCCGTCCCCACCGGGCTCTCCGAAGCCCTCTTCAAGACCGAACTGCTCGCGCTGGCCCACAGGGAGGGCGACGGCGAAGCCGTCCGTGCCGACGCGAAGCGCGCCGCCGCCGCCCACCCGGGCGGCGTCCTGCTGCCGCCCGCCTTCTTGTTCGCGGAGGAGGAGCACGGCGCCTGGCGGCCCGAGACCGGTGACGGCACCAGCCCGCAGACCGCCCGTGACGCGCTCACCATGAGCCTGCGCGTCCTCCAGCCGGCGATGCGCGGCCTGGACGAGGCCACCCGCGCCGCCTACAAGGAGGCCGCCGACCTGCTCGACGAGGAGCGCGGCGTGGAGCTGCGCTTCTCGGGGCGCCATCTGAGGCTCGTACGCGTCGAGCGTCTCATCCGTATCGGCCCCGACGGCCCCGAGCCGCCCCGTCCCTCGGACTTCGACCCCGAGCCGCCCTCCGGCGTCCAGGACGAGCGGCTGCGTGCCCGGGGGCTCCTGGGCGAGAACGGCGAGGATGGCGAGGACGGCGAGAACTCAGCGGCGGACGAGGGGGAGGACGACCCCGAGTTCCAGGCCCGAATGGCGGACCTGGACCGGCTGACCCGCGAGGAGCTGGCCCGCAGGGGCCGTCCGGACGCCATGGAGAGCCTTCCCGAGGATCCCCTCGAGGGGCTTCCCGAGAGCCCTTCCGAGGGTTCCGAGGGCTCCGGGGGCAACGCTCCCTAG
- a CDS encoding GNAT family N-acetyltransferase: MNDTTVEEAVTIRRAVAGDAGRLTELVQESGAYRGRYASIISGYAVTPDYLARHEVHVAVGPDGGTLGFYALVLDPPELDLAFVDDAAQGLGVGRQLIAHMKETAAKAGLREVRVVAHPPAEPFYLRTGARRTGTVPPMPPKVPWARPELCFEVTPRVPAA; encoded by the coding sequence ATGAACGACACCACGGTCGAGGAGGCCGTCACCATCAGGCGGGCGGTCGCCGGGGACGCCGGGCGTCTCACCGAGCTCGTCCAGGAATCCGGCGCCTACCGGGGCCGGTACGCGTCGATCATCAGCGGTTACGCGGTCACGCCGGACTATCTCGCCCGCCACGAGGTCCACGTCGCCGTCGGCCCGGACGGCGGGACGCTCGGCTTCTACGCCCTGGTGCTGGATCCGCCCGAGCTGGACCTCGCCTTCGTCGACGACGCGGCGCAGGGACTCGGCGTGGGGCGGCAGCTGATCGCGCACATGAAGGAGACGGCGGCCAAGGCGGGACTGCGCGAGGTCCGGGTCGTGGCGCATCCCCCGGCCGAGCCCTTCTACCTGCGCACGGGCGCCCGCCGCACGGGCACCGTCCCGCCCATGCCGCCCAAGGTCCCCTGGGCGCGTCCGGAACTGTGCTTCGAGGTGACCCCGAGGGTCCCGGCGGCCTGA
- a CDS encoding helix-turn-helix domain-containing protein translates to MHERSDTHIGTRLRDVRKRRGLSQRELAAASGISLSLIRKLEQGEIRDTRLESAHRLARALRVPTSRLIQRDDVAVKPVAAPWRPLQEAIEHPAVQPEEEPSLAGALATLPALRAAYFANQLHDVSELLAPLLRDADALEGDTEARSLRAHILQIAGSVLTQARQFDAAETALTRALDASADRLRAASIMTTWTWLLVRQGRLEEARQMATRWADDMEPRVSRATPEDLAAWGWLLLQVSAASLRDNRKGEAEDAMRLARSVAVMTGHELPRGESRLATWGPVTVAYKKAERGIVLDRPDEVLKVADQLKETGQSTSTEFHRHRLDVARAHTMMRQYGEAVEVLSEVRTQAPEWLVEQRSARDVMGDVVEHRRTLTPDMRSLADAVGVAL, encoded by the coding sequence ATGCACGAGCGCTCTGACACCCACATCGGTACTCGTCTGCGTGATGTTCGCAAACGCCGCGGCCTGAGTCAGCGCGAGTTGGCGGCGGCATCCGGCATCTCCCTCTCGCTGATCCGCAAGCTTGAACAGGGAGAGATCCGGGACACACGACTGGAGAGCGCGCACCGCCTGGCCCGGGCCCTACGCGTGCCCACGTCCCGCCTGATCCAGCGCGACGACGTTGCCGTCAAACCGGTGGCCGCGCCCTGGCGCCCTCTCCAAGAGGCCATCGAGCACCCGGCAGTGCAGCCGGAAGAAGAACCTAGCCTGGCTGGCGCTCTCGCCACTCTGCCCGCCCTGCGCGCGGCCTACTTCGCCAACCAACTCCACGACGTTTCGGAGCTGCTGGCACCACTCCTCCGCGACGCGGATGCCCTCGAAGGCGATACCGAAGCGCGCTCGCTGCGTGCCCACATCCTCCAGATCGCCGGAAGCGTGCTCACTCAGGCCCGCCAGTTCGATGCGGCGGAGACCGCGCTGACGCGCGCGCTGGACGCCTCGGCGGACAGGCTACGGGCGGCATCGATCATGACAACGTGGACGTGGCTCCTCGTGCGGCAAGGACGGCTGGAGGAGGCCAGGCAAATGGCTACACGCTGGGCCGATGACATGGAACCCCGGGTCTCGCGTGCGACTCCGGAGGACCTGGCCGCCTGGGGGTGGCTGCTGCTTCAGGTGTCGGCCGCGAGTCTCCGGGACAATCGCAAGGGCGAGGCCGAGGACGCCATGCGCCTTGCCCGCTCGGTCGCGGTGATGACCGGTCACGAGCTTCCACGTGGCGAGAGCCGTCTGGCGACGTGGGGTCCCGTGACCGTCGCCTACAAGAAGGCTGAGCGCGGCATCGTGCTCGACCGTCCGGACGAAGTGCTGAAGGTCGCGGACCAGCTGAAGGAGACAGGGCAGTCGACGAGCACCGAGTTCCACCGCCACCGTCTGGATGTGGCGCGGGCGCACACGATGATGCGGCAGTACGGGGAGGCCGTCGAGGTGCTGTCCGAGGTCCGCACGCAGGCGCCGGAATGGCTGGTCGAGCAGCGGTCCGCGCGGGATGTGATGGGTGACGTGGTCGAGCACCGGCGTACGTTGACCCCGGATATGCGGTCCCTGGCCGACGCGGTCGGCGTCGCACTGTAA
- a CDS encoding CGNR zinc finger domain-containing protein → MTGSSAEGFRLGNEILAFRFVATLGERRADPVERIATPEQLRAWLTVNGLGGADMPVSETHLRDARTLREAIHRAGTALASGGVPEAADEEVLNRWAARHRARLVLSGGQARWHLPDGDPARAALAVVAVDAVATLGGPGEGVIKSCEQHTCGGLFVDTSRGGRRRWCSMATCGNKVKKANLKAARGGAGQSATAG, encoded by the coding sequence ATGACCGGTTCATCTGCTGAAGGCTTCCGGCTCGGCAACGAGATCCTCGCGTTCCGCTTCGTCGCCACCCTCGGGGAGCGGCGCGCCGACCCGGTGGAGCGGATCGCCACCCCCGAACAGCTGCGCGCATGGCTCACCGTCAACGGGCTCGGCGGCGCGGACATGCCGGTCTCCGAGACGCACCTGCGGGACGCGCGCACCCTGCGCGAGGCCATCCACCGGGCCGGTACCGCCCTCGCCTCCGGCGGTGTGCCGGAGGCGGCGGACGAGGAAGTGCTCAACCGCTGGGCCGCGCGCCACCGCGCGCGGCTCGTCCTCAGCGGGGGGCAGGCGCGCTGGCACCTCCCGGACGGCGACCCCGCGCGGGCCGCGCTCGCCGTCGTCGCCGTGGACGCCGTCGCGACCCTCGGCGGCCCTGGTGAGGGTGTGATCAAGAGCTGTGAGCAGCACACCTGCGGAGGGCTCTTCGTGGACACCAGCCGCGGCGGCCGACGGCGCTGGTGCTCCATGGCGACGTGCGGAAACAAGGTGAAGAAGGCCAACCTCAAGGCGGCCCGAGGCGGCGCCGGCCAGAGCGCTACGGCCGGCTGA
- a CDS encoding alpha/beta fold hydrolase, with protein sequence MTETTTAQPLTGFGTVSGAPGLPDGFADVFESTLVRVGDVALHTVQGGAGQPLLLVGGWPQNWYVWRHVMPRLAEHFRVVAVDPRGVGRSDKPRGGYDTGTVAAELVALMRTLGHERFALAGHDVGMWIGYALAADHGDAVARLALLDATIPGLAPDLPVFGPEAQNDALWHFSFNRKRTVNEQLVRGREHLYFGDQFRNKAAQPLPESAVGFYIETLARDPEALRASFDYYRATDENIAQNNRRKEQPLAMPVLGVAGDRGQGTRLGALLGPVTERLETAVLPECGHYVPEERPEALLDRLLPFLKAGDRTWGGGPC encoded by the coding sequence ATGACCGAGACCACCACCGCACAGCCCCTGACCGGCTTCGGCACCGTGAGCGGAGCCCCAGGACTCCCGGACGGCTTCGCGGACGTCTTCGAGAGCACCCTCGTCCGCGTCGGCGATGTGGCCCTGCACACCGTGCAGGGCGGAGCCGGACAGCCCCTCCTCCTCGTCGGCGGCTGGCCGCAGAACTGGTACGTGTGGCGCCATGTCATGCCGCGCCTGGCGGAGCACTTCCGCGTCGTCGCGGTCGACCCACGCGGCGTCGGGCGGTCCGACAAGCCGCGCGGGGGATACGACACCGGCACCGTGGCGGCCGAACTCGTCGCCCTCATGCGGACGCTCGGCCACGAACGCTTCGCGCTGGCCGGGCACGACGTCGGCATGTGGATCGGCTACGCCCTCGCCGCCGACCACGGCGACGCGGTCGCACGCCTCGCCCTGCTCGACGCCACGATTCCCGGGCTCGCGCCCGACCTCCCCGTCTTCGGCCCCGAGGCGCAGAACGACGCGCTGTGGCACTTCTCCTTCAACCGCAAGCGCACCGTGAACGAACAGCTCGTGCGGGGCCGCGAGCACCTCTACTTCGGCGACCAGTTCCGCAACAAGGCCGCACAGCCACTGCCGGAGTCCGCGGTCGGCTTCTACATCGAAACCCTCGCGCGCGACCCCGAAGCGCTGCGTGCCAGCTTCGACTACTACCGGGCCACCGACGAGAACATCGCGCAGAACAACCGGCGCAAGGAGCAGCCGCTGGCCATGCCGGTCCTCGGCGTCGCGGGGGACCGAGGCCAGGGCACGCGCCTCGGCGCCCTCCTCGGCCCGGTCACCGAGCGGCTGGAGACCGCCGTCCTGCCCGAGTGCGGTCACTACGTTCCCGAAGAGCGCCCCGAGGCCCTCCTCGACCGGCTCCTCCCCTTCCTCAAGGCCGGGGATCGGACCTGGGGCGGTGGACCCTGCTGA
- a CDS encoding VanZ family protein produces MGIRSTMGIGPAVDTKRAADTKRATGAKRATGKSPSAGKSPSTEKKPSREKKPSAGKKPSAGKSPATGNAPSTEKRPAARSRPHTGRKPAGAARSTGRTPPAASSAKKGPRRPAPEARRSPGPGRLVARVLATVVAFAALVLFAALLSRVTLEPSAAAERLTHTNLRPGDSIRGYLDQPALRQAAQQLGGNIVLGVPFGVLLPVLAPQVRGVLRVTLCAALVMLLVETVQGLWVTGRAFDIDDVILNATGALLGYLLLGRRLSRVHRPRSDPRP; encoded by the coding sequence ATGGGGATCAGGTCAACGATGGGGATCGGGCCGGCCGTGGACACCAAGCGGGCCGCGGACACCAAGCGGGCCACGGGCGCCAAGCGGGCCACGGGGAAGAGCCCGTCCGCGGGGAAGAGCCCGTCCACGGAGAAGAAGCCGTCCAGGGAGAAGAAGCCGTCCGCGGGGAAGAAGCCGTCCGCGGGGAAAAGTCCAGCCACGGGGAACGCTCCGTCCACGGAGAAGAGACCGGCCGCGAGGAGCAGGCCGCACACGGGGCGCAAGCCCGCCGGGGCCGCCCGCTCCACCGGAAGGACCCCGCCCGCCGCGTCCTCCGCCAAGAAGGGCCCGCGCCGCCCGGCCCCCGAGGCCCGTCGGAGCCCTGGCCCCGGACGGCTGGTGGCCCGGGTACTGGCGACGGTGGTGGCCTTCGCGGCGCTGGTGCTGTTCGCCGCCCTCCTCTCCCGGGTGACGCTGGAGCCCTCGGCGGCGGCCGAGCGCCTCACCCACACCAATCTGCGCCCCGGTGACTCCATCCGCGGATACCTGGACCAGCCCGCGCTGCGCCAGGCCGCCCAGCAGCTCGGCGGGAACATCGTGCTCGGCGTCCCCTTCGGCGTGCTGTTGCCGGTGCTGGCGCCGCAGGTCCGTGGCGTCCTCCGCGTCACCCTGTGCGCCGCGCTGGTGATGCTGCTGGTGGAGACGGTCCAGGGCCTCTGGGTGACCGGTCGCGCCTTCGACATCGACGACGTCATCCTCAACGCCACCGGCGCCCTTCTCGGCTACCTCCTCCTGGGCCGCCGCCTCAGCAGGGTCCACCGCCCCAGGTCCGATCCCCGGCCTTGA
- a CDS encoding endo alpha-1,4 polygalactosaminidase, with the protein MSTKIGAPFPASHRPRRPVSASRALLVCATLGALGALVTGCATSDPSPRDPGDRPGKVRAPDADTPFDYQLGGAYSPPRGVRAVSRDRRAKPAPGLYNVCYVNAFQTQPGKAIGWWKRHHSELLLKKDGELVVDRDWDEPLLDISTPARREALMKVVGPWIDGCAKAGFDAVEPDNLDSYERSEGELTTKDAVAFAQLLAERAHGRHLAIAQKNTTDLLPHHSRIGFDFAVVEECAHYKECGDYAKAYDGRLFDIEYVREDFTGACRRYGDDLSVTLRDRDVLPAGERGHVAKRC; encoded by the coding sequence GTGAGTACGAAGATCGGGGCGCCTTTTCCTGCCTCCCACCGCCCCCGGCGTCCCGTCAGCGCGTCCCGCGCCCTCCTCGTATGCGCCACGCTCGGCGCACTCGGCGCGCTCGTGACGGGCTGCGCCACCTCCGATCCCTCGCCCAGGGACCCCGGCGACCGGCCCGGCAAGGTGCGCGCCCCCGACGCGGACACCCCCTTCGACTACCAGCTCGGCGGCGCCTATTCGCCGCCGCGCGGCGTCCGTGCCGTCTCGCGCGACCGGCGTGCGAAGCCCGCGCCCGGGCTCTACAACGTCTGTTACGTCAACGCTTTCCAGACCCAGCCCGGCAAGGCCATCGGCTGGTGGAAGCGGCACCACTCCGAGCTGCTCCTCAAGAAGGACGGCGAACTGGTCGTCGACCGGGACTGGGACGAGCCGCTGCTGGACATCTCGACCCCGGCCAGGCGCGAGGCGCTGATGAAGGTCGTCGGGCCGTGGATCGACGGCTGTGCGAAGGCGGGCTTCGACGCGGTCGAGCCGGACAACCTCGACTCCTACGAGCGCTCCGAAGGCGAGCTGACCACCAAGGACGCGGTCGCCTTCGCTCAACTGCTGGCCGAGCGCGCCCACGGGCGGCACCTGGCGATCGCCCAGAAGAACACGACGGACCTGCTCCCGCACCACTCCCGTATCGGCTTCGACTTCGCCGTCGTCGAGGAGTGCGCGCACTACAAGGAGTGCGGGGACTACGCGAAGGCGTACGACGGCAGGCTCTTCGACATCGAGTACGTGCGCGAGGACTTCACGGGCGCGTGCCGCCGCTACGGCGACGACCTGTCGGTGACGCTGCGCGACCGCGATGTGCTCCCGGCGGGCGAGCGGGGACACGTGGCCAAGCGCTGCTGA
- a CDS encoding IclR family transcriptional regulator, with protein MDREKSVNSVAKALRVLQAVARPELPHRLKEIAEYAGVSKASTHRILATLIEEGYAVADGEGRYGVGFQLRALAAQVFSDDTVGIDAVLRALQQRLGQAVHLAVLSGDHATYTHKVDPGHAYRIATEVGAPLPLHASAAGKVLLAHLPEAEAENLLDRAGLPARTPHTITDRDRLQAELDLVRKNGYAAEYEEADEAVCSLAAPVLDAEGYPMGAVSVSSLVFLVTRDQLPGFAPAVCQAAKEVSRRL; from the coding sequence ATGGATCGCGAGAAGTCGGTGAATTCGGTCGCCAAGGCGCTGCGCGTGCTCCAGGCGGTCGCTCGCCCCGAACTCCCGCACCGCCTGAAGGAGATCGCCGAGTACGCGGGAGTGTCCAAGGCCAGCACCCACCGCATCCTGGCCACCTTGATCGAGGAGGGGTACGCGGTCGCCGACGGCGAGGGCCGCTACGGGGTGGGGTTCCAACTGCGCGCGCTGGCCGCCCAGGTCTTCTCCGACGACACGGTCGGCATCGACGCCGTCCTGCGCGCCCTCCAGCAGCGGCTCGGCCAGGCCGTGCACCTGGCCGTCCTCAGCGGCGACCACGCGACCTACACCCACAAGGTCGACCCCGGCCACGCGTACCGCATCGCCACCGAGGTCGGCGCCCCGCTGCCGCTGCACGCGAGCGCGGCCGGCAAGGTGCTGCTCGCCCATCTGCCCGAGGCGGAGGCCGAGAACCTCCTCGACCGCGCGGGCCTTCCCGCGCGCACCCCGCACACGATCACCGACCGTGACCGGCTCCAGGCCGAGTTGGACCTCGTGCGCAAGAACGGCTACGCCGCCGAGTACGAGGAAGCGGACGAGGCCGTGTGCTCCCTGGCCGCGCCCGTGCTGGACGCGGAGGGCTACCCGATGGGCGCCGTCTCCGTGTCCTCGCTGGTCTTCCTCGTCACCCGCGACCAACTGCCGGGCTTCGCCCCGGCGGTGTGCCAGGCGGCGAAGGAGGTCTCCCGGCGGCTGTGA
- a CDS encoding amidohydrolase/deacetylase family metallohydrolase — translation MYELLLSGGLLADPERGTLRAGDLAVHDGRIAATGAPGSLTAREVLDVDGLLVAPGLIDLHTHVFPGRTGLGVTADSVGVEQGVTTVVDAGSCGSDAWPHFRAEVSAPARTRVLNWLNVSRHGLVHGHSELAGGARDLDTAATDALLREEHSAVRGLKVRMSRSVLGDSGLAPLRTAKELAGAHGLPVMVHVGNEPPALAEVLDLLGEGDVVTHAFHGKPGGLFGAGPEPLPQAWAALERGVRLDVGHGSASFSFRTARRALAAGIRPFTCSTDLHCRNTDGPVHSLTDTLGKLLALGMPLMEVLACATVRAAEVLGLAGELGTLRPGSAADLSLLRLREGAVTFTDAEGERCEGSRSLVPYAAVRAGRHHPPTSREAGV, via the coding sequence ATGTACGAACTCCTCCTGAGCGGCGGCCTGCTGGCAGATCCGGAGCGCGGCACCCTCCGGGCCGGGGACCTCGCCGTCCACGACGGAAGGATCGCGGCGACCGGCGCCCCCGGCTCCCTCACCGCCCGCGAAGTCCTCGACGTCGACGGCCTGTTGGTGGCCCCGGGCCTGATCGACCTGCACACCCACGTCTTCCCCGGCCGCACCGGGCTCGGGGTGACCGCCGATTCCGTCGGGGTCGAGCAGGGCGTCACCACCGTGGTGGACGCGGGCAGCTGCGGCAGCGACGCGTGGCCGCACTTCCGCGCCGAGGTGAGCGCACCGGCCCGCACGCGGGTGCTGAACTGGCTGAACGTCTCCCGGCACGGCCTGGTCCACGGGCACAGTGAACTCGCGGGCGGCGCACGGGACCTCGACACCGCCGCCACCGACGCGCTGTTGCGCGAGGAGCACTCCGCCGTGCGCGGGCTCAAGGTGCGCATGAGCCGCTCCGTGCTCGGTGACAGCGGGCTCGCCCCGCTGCGCACCGCCAAGGAGCTGGCCGGCGCGCACGGCCTGCCCGTCATGGTGCACGTCGGCAACGAACCGCCGGCCCTCGCCGAGGTGCTGGACCTGCTCGGCGAGGGGGACGTGGTCACCCACGCCTTCCACGGCAAGCCGGGCGGCCTCTTCGGCGCCGGGCCCGAGCCGCTGCCCCAGGCCTGGGCGGCACTGGAGCGCGGCGTTCGCCTCGATGTGGGGCACGGCAGCGCCAGCTTCTCCTTCCGCACCGCGCGCCGCGCCCTGGCCGCCGGGATCCGGCCGTTCACGTGCAGCACCGACCTGCACTGCCGCAACACGGACGGCCCCGTGCACTCGCTGACCGACACCCTCGGCAAGCTGCTCGCGCTCGGCATGCCCCTCATGGAGGTGCTGGCCTGCGCCACGGTGCGCGCCGCCGAAGTCCTCGGCCTCGCGGGCGAGCTGGGCACCCTGCGCCCCGGCTCGGCCGCCGACCTGAGCCTCTTGCGGCTGCGCGAGGGCGCTGTGACCTTCACCGACGCGGAGGGCGAGCGCTGCGAGGGCAGCCGCTCGCTGGTCCCGTACGCGGCCGTGCGCGCGGGCCGTCACCACCCCCCGACCTCCCGGGAGGCGGGGGTATGA
- a CDS encoding SFCGS family glycine-rich protein, whose amino-acid sequence MIVKIVIGHRLGKGQAVADGVRAAGAEPVLIPGPGADMKVGDVMAAENAALGISFCGSGGAGAVTAKAKYGHDIEFGMRTPQAGVTAVQQGRTVLGFGFLDTEELGYAVTEALLKKLGETA is encoded by the coding sequence ATGATCGTGAAGATCGTGATCGGGCACCGGCTGGGCAAGGGACAGGCCGTCGCCGACGGCGTACGCGCGGCGGGCGCCGAGCCCGTGCTGATACCCGGTCCCGGCGCCGACATGAAGGTCGGCGATGTGATGGCGGCGGAGAACGCGGCGCTCGGCATCTCCTTCTGCGGCAGCGGCGGCGCGGGCGCCGTGACGGCCAAGGCGAAGTACGGCCACGACATCGAGTTCGGCATGCGCACCCCGCAGGCCGGGGTCACCGCCGTCCAGCAGGGCCGCACCGTCCTCGGCTTCGGCTTCCTCGACACCGAGGAGCTGGGCTACGCGGTCACCGAGGCGCTGCTGAAGAAGCTGGGAGAGACCGCATGA
- a CDS encoding DUF4312 family protein — protein MKHTRHVLRLSGSGPSRHKAFADAMAKVQKTAGEKTTGVCFRVEPVDLEVVEAVEHRWTERFLGLLFARSRSRFSLTLKIEVRVASLDLDALEFSVREERLSPLQHALHMR, from the coding sequence ATGAAGCACACCCGGCACGTGCTGCGGCTCAGCGGCTCGGGGCCCAGCCGGCACAAGGCGTTCGCCGACGCCATGGCCAAGGTGCAGAAGACGGCGGGCGAGAAGACCACCGGCGTGTGCTTCCGCGTCGAACCGGTGGACCTGGAAGTGGTCGAGGCCGTCGAACACCGGTGGACGGAACGCTTCTTGGGGCTGCTGTTCGCCCGCAGCCGCTCCCGCTTCTCGCTCACCTTGAAGATCGAGGTGCGGGTGGCGTCGCTGGACCTGGACGCGCTCGAATTCTCCGTGCGCGAGGAGCGGCTCAGCCCGCTCCAGCACGCGCTCCACATGAGGTGA